The genomic window CTCTCTGGTTTTGATCTCGTtttgttgtttacatttttgaCCTGGCCTGCTGTTTGTACATCACCTGACCACGTTTTTGGATTACATCTTTGTACTGTTTGCAAAGATTAAAACCGTTGAGTACCTGCACTTGCACCAttaactgctttgtgacaactggattataaagaaataatagGTTCAAGGTAGTAGTTACATCTGATTTCTACTTTTCAGCCACTTTGTTCTGCTTCgtatatattttgttaaaagaataAGGAAAATCCCTAATAGCTCAGACACCTAATTAGCTTACTTCAAGACTCACTTAGATAGGTTTTTATGTTGTCTCAACAATATTGCAGCACTAACTACCATGTCTACAATGCCCAACTACTAAATAACTCAACAGGTCAAAGTTCTTTTGTAGTTTAGTGTAACAATGGTGGTAATCACTGCAGTAGTTCTATCAATTTAACACTTCTGTGGTATTTGACATATAAAGTCTTGTGATTAATCACGTGGTGTCAGCTCTGGATGGAATTTATTACTCGGCTTTTCATTTTATCTGCTTGAATAGGTCCAGCTTTAATGAGAATGGAAAAAATTGCAAAAATCACAGTGATGTGGAGAGCATTCTGAAGGAATTCCATGGTAATCACAAGCACACTGGGTTATTAACCAGCTGTAACCCAGAACAAGTGAACATGAACGTGCCACTTTTATGCTTATGTTAtaaaaaatgtcttaaaatgaCTCAATAAGCAAATATCTTAAGCAAATAAGCAaatgcacccccccccccccccaaaaaaaagtaaatcaacattcagaaactaggtggggaaaaataagtacacccttcctacttTCACAATCATTAAAAGAGTAATTAGCAaccaggtgttactaatgaaattcACAAGATTATTTAATCGTCAAGAAGTGTGTctacctctataaaagcagaacttttggcaGTTTGGTATTCTGGCGTGTCTACATCATGcctagaagaaaaaaacataagatTAAATGGATGGTACGATATTAGAAGAGGTGTACAATTACAATCCAAAGCTTGACTTGTTcactacatatttttttttcttagtcaTGAATCTTTGGTCTTCCTTAACAACAACCTTCATGTGGGAGACAGACTACCACGTCCACAGCATTTTTTATGGTATTGGAAATATGGTTAAGAACATCAAGTCCTTTGAGCAATATGaagcttaaaaaaaatgctgaaaccTGAGGTTGATCTGTATCTGCTGTAAAGTTGGAATAGaactagtaaataaataagaatacaatacagtacatgaCTTATTATGTCATGTGATAAGTAATACTATGATGAAttacataataaacatttagtaaataaagacaatttatttaataaaacttcatgaaaaacaaaatataaaactcATAAATTATACAAAACTTGAAAATCCTTTTCAAAATGCTGATAATTGTTGAACAAAATTTACataaagtattttaaatataaaatagatttctttaaaaaactactactcaaaaacaatgttttggcaaaatatgatatatacaaaacatttacaacaGCTAGTTCACACTGAAATGAAGGCATGAACGTAAACACAGCTGCATGGTATCATCTTCagtcacatatatacacaactgTAAATTAAAGTCTTAGTGTGAaagcaaaaatgtttatataaaaaaattctttcaaacATGCTTCGTTACAGTAGTTGAAAAGTGAACAAATACAACGTGGCTTATTGAGCAGGGTGACGTTATACAACAGACCTCAGTTAGACAAAGATGACAAGACTTGTACAAACACGTAAGGCACTGAGTGAGTCATAAAATAATGACAGTTGTCTGTTCTCAATAATaggtataaaataaatacattattaaaatagCAGTGGGAAATAAGCTGAATGGAACAAAGCAAccattaattaacattttgatAACTGATGCTCCACTTGATCAATTATATACATCTAGtacacaaatgtaaaataacatGAATGAAGTATGAAGAAACATACTGAAAGCTCCAGATAGgaatcatttgtaaaaaatttGTAGAGCTGAGTTTGGGAATTTCAGCATGGGTGCCTTTTGAATGGCCATGCTATGAGCAATACAAGGAAATATAAGCTGTACTAGAAGACAACAACAagtacaatatatacagtatgttagctATATGTATGCTATCATTCTATAGCACAAGCTAGTAACTCCTAATTGGGGTTTTAATTCCAACATTTTAACAGAAGCCTTTGTGCTTTTAGCAAACAGGTAAAGAAATATCACTTGCCTGAAACACCAAGAAACAGacagtgctaaataaatgataacattattaatgaaaatgtacatttagcATTATGCAAGTTTTCATAAAAGTGATTTCAAAATTTTACTTTTGCTAATAAGATTCAatagatattaaatataaatattcaagcaatatacagtatctcacaaaagtgagtacacccctcacatttttgtaaatatttgattataccttttcatgtgacaacactgaagaaatgacactttgctacaatgtaaagtaatgagtgtacagcttgtgtaacagtgtaaatttgctctcccctcaaaataactcaacacacagccattaatgtctaaaccgctggcaacaaaagtgagtacacccctaagtgaaaatatccaaattgggcccaattagccattttccctccccggtgtcatgtgacttgttagtgttacaaggtctcaggtgtgaatggggagcaggtgtgttaaatttggtgtcatcgctctcacactccctcatactggtcactggaagttcaacatggcacctcatggcaaagaactctctgaggatctgaaaaaaagaattgttgctctacataaagatgacctaggctataagaagattgccaagaccctgacactgagctgcagcatggtggccaagaccatacagtggtttaacaggacatgttccactcagaacaggcctcgccatggttgaccaaagaagttgattGCACGTGTTctgtgtcatatccagaggttgtgtttgggaaataaacgtatgagtgctgccagcattgctgcagaggttgtaGGGTTGGGGGGTCAGCCtctcagtgctcagaccatacgccgcacactgcatcaaattggtctgcatggctgtcgtcccagaagggtctaaagatgatgcacaagaaagcccgcaaacagtttgctgaaggcaagcagactaaggacatggattactggatccaggtcctgtggtctgatgagaccaagataaacttatttggttcagatggtgtcaagcgagtgtggcggcaaccaggtgaggagtacaaagacaagtgtgtcttgcctacagtcaagcatggtggtgggagtgtcatggtctggggttgCATGAGttctgccggcactggggagctacagttcattgagggaaccatgaatgccaacatgtactgtgacataccgaagcagagcatgatcccctccctttggagactgggccacagggcagtattccagcatgataacgaccacaaacacacctccaagacgaccactgccttgctaaagaagctgagggtgaaggtgatggactggccaagcatgtctccagacctaaaccctattgagcatctgtggggcatcctcaaacagaaggtggaggagcacaaggtctctaacatccaccagctccatgatgtcgtcatggaggagtggaagaggactccagtggcaacctgtgaagctctggtgaactccatgcccaagagggttaaggcagtgctggaaaataatggtggccacactaaatattgacacttatggcccaatttggacattttcacttaggggtgtactcacttttgttgccagtggtttagacattaatggctgtgtgttgagttattttgaggggacagcaaatttacgctgttatacaagctgtacactcactactttacattgtaacaaagtgtcatttcttcagtgttgtcacattaaaagatataatcaaatatttacaaaaatgtgaggggtgtactcacttttgtgagatactgtgtatgtatatatatatatatatatatctttgtacTCATGAATAGTACTCATAAACAGCCTTTCATCAGTTTCAGTTGTAAAGTCATATGGTCAGTGGGGACTCACTCTTATTAGGTAACACATATAACACATATGCTGATGTAACAATGTACCCTAAAGTTGCATATTAATTTCAAGCAAATTCAAAACTAGCTTTGTACACATTAAAGTGAATTAAACAACATGGGAGACCCAAAATAGTGAAAATGAGAGTCATAGAACATGCAATTTAGAGGAGTGTAAGCAGTTACATTTTAAGGCAGCAAAAACAGATTGTCCAAATACCTGTATAcagtctttattgttttgatgATTTTGTGATGTAGCCAAAATATTATCAAGTACCTACTCACAAACAAGGGTTGTCAAGACACTGTAATGATAGTCACAGTGAGAAATGCATTTGAAAATTATTTGAGCGGTTTTGCTAAACAGCACCTCACACATCagcattttaatctgtttacagTCACTATGCATTCTTGTGACATGGTGTATTTCCAAAAACCAACAAAGTTATTGCAAAATAAGCTTCTGAATATCCAGCACCTGATATcacaaaaagaataaaacacctgAGCACATTTTAGAACTTTTCTAATTTCTTAATAAATCTTATTAGAATGTTCTTTTGGAAAACACTGATGCATATATGGTgtctcttatttaaaaaaaatatccccTTTAAAGTCCAAGTATAGGATAAATATACATCATGATTATGAGTATCAAAAATTTCAGGATACAATTTATCCTAAAACCCAAATCTATCTCCTGAAACAGAAAGGAAGAAGATTCACTATTACAAAAACACTATCGATATCATGGTTGTTAGCAGTAGAACACTGGCATGATCAGCAGAAACATTCCAACACTCACAGATAAGCCAAACTGCATCACATTTGAAACATGAATACTGACCAAATATTACCTTCATAATGGGCATGTCTCTAGTCACAGAGTGGTGTTCAAAGCTAACAGCAAGTTAGGGCTCTCAAAACAGGGCAGACTCTGAATcagagttgaggtcagggaggGGGCAGGGGTCTTGGGAGAAGGATCCCTGTGCTCTGCGGTACTCCTGGAACTCTTGCATCAGGGCATTGAAACGTGCCTCACTAAGAGAATGATTGTATTGTTGTTGAGGAGGCTGGGAGGCTGAGGGAAAACTAAGGAAGGAGTTTGGGCCTATAGTTGAGAAAACATGTAAAGGGAAGAAAGGAGTGAGCAGGAGGGAAGAACGGTGGAAGTCACATTTGTCCCAATACTTGCAGTGTATTTATAcactcatgtgaaaaaataaatacaccccatgtaaactgttgttttttttgacatttttggacaagcaaacatttgatccttttaataaaggtgatacactatcaaatgacacatacaattgacattttatagtaattttcacgatttaaatgaacaaaaaacaaacagatcagtcacatagAAAAAGATAGTACACCCAAcgtttatcacaccttcaagtccataaaattagaatcaggtatTCAAGATTGAGTGGAAGTGATTAGAACGcacttagggagtgcaggtggaacctgtcctaTTTAAAactctcacatctagtgtctggtgttccctttgctgttgatgtgtgtggtgtcatcatgccaagatctaaagagttctgtaaggccttcataaaaaaagattgtggaTGCTCATGAGTCTAGTAAGAGATTTAACAAGATCTCTAAATTAAGATCtccatcattccactgtaaggaaaatcatctacaagtggcgcagatttcaaacggaATTTTGTACAGGCCTCTCCATCCCAGCatattcagcccaagagcagactgtctgatgcaaaaagaagtctccaagaaccacaAACTTTCATTATAAGATCTGCtaataagtcttgcaactgttggtgtcaaagtgcatgcttctacaatcagaaagagattgcacaaatttgacctgcatgggaggcgtgccaggaaaaagccttcattgtctaaaaagaacataagAGCAAGActgcagtttgccaatgagcatacaggcaaagaccaggccttttagaatttgctctggacagacgaatcaaagatagagttgtttggccacagtaacagcagacatgtttggtgcagaccaaagtcAGCCTTTCAGGAGGAGAAACTATGACGCACAGTGGAGGAAatattatggtttggggttgcttcgctgcctcagggactggacagcttgcattcattgattcaactatgaattctacatcatatcaaagagtgcttgaagataaagTGAGGCCaactgtccaaaagttgaagttgaaccgaaagtggactgttcaacaggataatgatcctaagcacactagcaaatccaccagggaatggctcaaaaagatgAAATTGGAGgtttatggaatggcctagtcaaagcccagagttgaatcccattgaaatgttgtgagggacttgaaatgggcagtacatgcaagaaaaccctcaaacatcttgtaactgaaagaatattgcatggaagagtggttgaaaattccagcaagctgatgtcagagactggtggacaattatgcaaacagctacaagaaattatttccgctaaagggggcaatacttgcttctgaggccaagggtgtacttactttttcccagagaagaatatcacatctattaatatttctgttgaataatgaTTGAAAAATCTAATTTTCCTTTGTGAAATTTTCaaatttcaaagatgatcaaacgtTTGCTGGtccaaaaaagtaaaaaaaaaaaaaagtcatcaatttccatggggtatacTTATATTTTCACATGACTTTATATGGGTAAATAGCTTATGGGACGCTCACCTTCCTCCTGAAGGTCCTGGAGGCCAGTGCTGGTAACCCTATCATGTCTCAGTTCCCTCCCTTGCCTCATGCCTGCCTGCTCCATCTTTATGGCCTCCAGGAGGTCAAGGCCTATCCGGTATTCAGTAGGATCAAACTCATAACACTCATCTACTGATGTATTCCTACTTTAGAcagatacaaaacatacaataaGACTTCCAAACAATATGTGGGGCCAATGAAAAAGTTGTTACAGAGGTAATTCACCTTTTTGACCTTCGCTCTCGCAGGTCTGATTCTCTCTTGTGCctctcactctcctctgtaATCTCAGGAGAGCTCAATAATGTAGGAGTGATGGAAAGGGACTGGCGGAGGTGCCCAAATGGCCCCACGCTCCCCCTACCACTGCTCTGGCTGGCATAACTGGCTCGACCACACTCTCCTGTACTGTCCCTGCCCTCACCCTTACCCACCACTCCATGTAGTTCTCTCTGAATCTCCCTTGAGGGAAAAACTGCATGGTGGGGTGAAGGCCAGCTGTAACCCCTAGGCAAGAATGGCCTCTGAAAACTCTTTCTGGAGTCCATAGGGTGAGGAtggccccaccttgcaactaGTCTGGGTGCACTAAGGGGTCGAGGGGGACCATGGGGGACATACCTGTGCTGGACTAACCTTAGGGTCTCTTGATATGACAGTGGCCACTCTTGAAAGACTGTAGCTTGTTGATGTTGATCTGACTCTCGTCTGTAAGGTTCTACAGGTTTTGGTGGATCTAGGACTGATGGGCCATGCGCATTGATGAGAGATGATGGAGTCATGTATGGTCTCTCACTATTACAAGGTCTCTCCGGGCCATAGCTTCTGTATGATTTGGCATGCCTTGTCCCTTGCCATGAGGGACCAGACCTCAAGTAAGAATTTGCAGGTGTGCAACCCAAATTGTAGGACTTGTCTTTTACACTAAGATGGGGTAGCTCATCTTTGTAAGATTTATTAGAGACATATGTCCTGGAGCTTTGATGATGATCCCACTTCTGAGACCCTAAACTAACAGATTTCCTTAGGAATGGACGGGGCTGCCCCATACCTGAGAGTGTCCTGTATTGACCAGTGCTGACTGATTTCTTCATAAAAGGCACAGGAGCCTGAGAGATCCGTGTACTTACTTGGTTAGTCCTCTTATTCTGAGATTGACACCACTGAGTGTGCTCTGATAAAGATTCTTCCATACTCTCACCTTGATAAGGGATATTATAGACTACTTTAGTACTCACTAGAGGCTGTGCTGGGCTCAAGTGTCTGGGTTTATCAGAACCAAGGCTTTTGTCAGAGATCAATGGATAGGGACTATTTCCTTTATAGGCTAAATATTGTGTTGAAATAAATTTTGTATCTGAGGACCTTGGGTTTATACTTGTATGTCCTTGTGCCAGCTGTTGACAGGGTATAGAACTAGTTACATTTTCAGGAATAGAACATTCTACAGGAATGGGTATTTTATGATCCACCAAAAATCTGCTTTGGTGATCATCATTCGACTCTAAGTGGTAATGACCTTGATTCTCCCAGTTCTTAGGAACCACATCAGGTTCACCTCTTAACAGAGTCCCATCTGCTTGTTTGGTGCTGAGCCAAGTAGATTCTGCCAGTTGACACTCCTCAATAGGTTCATCTACACTCATCTCAACAAAGCCTGGCAGGCTTAAATACTCCAGAATAGTGCTTGGTTGCAGAGCAGGCATCCTGTCAGGCTGTGGCACTATCTTGCCTTTCAGTGATTCAGATAATCTAATGGAGAAATTAGACTGATCACTTTCAACTTCATTTTCAAGAAGGGGCAGAGGAAAAATGTGATTGGGGctaacactgaacacacacttgTCACTCTTGCGAGAGCGTGCTCTGACaccctctttctcttcttcaggtTGCAAAGATGAGGAGCTGGGTTTATCTTCAGTTTTGATCTCACTGTCACTCTTCTGATTATCATGGGTAATGGTGAAACAACCAATAAAATTCTGGCTCAAGTTAGTACTGAATTTTGGGAAGTGTCCTTCAGGGCTGGCTTCTTTTCCCCTTTCAGCAGCAGAGTGCTGTGTTCTCATCCAATGATCCTCGGTTATAATTCTTGTACTGGAAAGCTCCGTGTCTATTGGTCTCTCTGGGCATTTGGCCTGTGCCTTACTTATGTCTGACTCACAGCAAGAAGGACTGTGCCTTTGGTTGGAAAGGATTGAAAGGGAGGTGTACTGTGTAACTGATGATTGTGAAAAATCTCCTGCTGCTGAGTCTTCTACACCCTCCAAACCTCTGTGTGATGTGTCTGGGAACATGCATTGAAGTGTGTTCCCCTCTGGGGGGCTCAGAGCAGGGACCTGGCTGGTAGGAGAAGTCACAGGGCTGATGTCCCATTGAATGTATGGGGAGGTGGAGGTGAGTGGACTCTCCATGGGACTGCTGGTGTTGCCAAAATAACAACCCCTCCGATATTCTGAAACTCGTTGGGCCAGGCTGCTAGGTCTCTGGGCTTTTTGCCGGAGAGGAATATCCTGAGGTTTCGAGATGGGTTCATCCAACTCAACCCCAGCCCATCTTCTAATAGGACTTGCTGACTTAGACTGTCTCTGCTCCTTCTCACACTTTTGTGCTCTGAGGCTGGTCGTGAAGCTTCTCAGCACCTCTTGCTCTTTCATCAGTGTTAGACATTTGCTGTGGCTGCCCTGCCCTGTTGATGGTGGATCTTGTATCAGTCTCTTCTCTGACCTAACTGAACAGGATCTGGGAGAGTCTCGGAAAGAGCTACTCTTGCTCCTTTCAGCATTATCCTGTACAGGGGACTGAgagaattctttttttgttttaatttgcatTGCCTTAGAATCCTCTAAACATGGTTGGGCAATGAAACGGCCATCGGGCCCTCTGGATATAGACTCAATGGCAGACAATGTGGACGGGGAACCGCCTAGGTGGCTCTCAAACAGAGtgtagcatggtggtggagatgATGAGGGGAGAAGTTGCTTCTTCTGATCCTGATACTCGCTGTGGCTGCCCTTATCAAAGGATGAGCGATCTGAACGGTCAGAAGAAGAGGAATTGGGAAAAAAGTTAAGTGGAGGGCATAACTTCATCTTCAGTATGCTCTTGGGACTGTCATCAGGCAAGCTAGCTCTGAGTGGAGAAAAAAGCAAgacaacaaataaaagaattttACCAACAAgatatgcaaaaatatattgtttagtCAAAAAGCATTTGGTCAAACTCATCATATTCATactaattaaaatgtattgttataGTATATTACTATGGTATGTTTAGAGCGCAGGAAGGGTCGAATTACATGACCTAGGAAATAAGTAACAAATATTTGTCACGAGACGGTAACTGAGGTGGAAGCAGGTGCAAGTAAAGacgttttattaaagagagaatggcagacaaatccaaatcgggAAACAGAGACGTAGTCagaaacaggcataaacggggctaggcaggaatTGAAGTCGCAGTCACTATAACCGGGGACAAAACACGAAACATGAAACTAAGActaggaactgggagcggaaaacacCAGCGTGGTCTAAGTGAACTAATCTAacattaaactaaataaatctaTCGAGGTACGTAACTTTAACTATCTACTTCGTATCTAACCTAATACTCCGCGAAGTGTACTGTGAAGCGTGGGGTATATAtcccaaacataatcagcgttaaatgctgacagctgaaaacaatgcagACACACCCttgaacaacaaccaatgacaaaacagggaggagacagaacagaaacaaaacaaacgcatgtgtccatagtaaacaatgtcacagttatCAACATTCAAAGAGCGCGCGCCCTCCGGCACTCCAAGCACACCACAGGCTGCAGCTCTGACTAAAGGGGAGATTGTGACaatattataatgtaatattgtaatattatattcTACTGTTCGAATACTCCCTGGATGTTTGTGAGAGTGTTTTGGAATGATGATGACATGCAGAGTACTGATGGAGACTTACTGTGCAGATCGAGTCTTCTGGAAGGCAGTAGAGATAACTGAAAACAGTAAGGAGGTGGGAAATGGCAATTTATATAAAGTCACagagaacaaaacaaatgatcaaacaatgcaatttaaaaaaacaacaaaaatacatttatgtttatactTTAATTCTTGACAAATTATATAAAGCCTCATTGTAATTGTGTAGGATGTGATGTGAAATATGATAGTGTTCAATCAATGATCATTTCAATGttggtctttctttctctgtggcTGTCTAACAAAATTCAAATACAGGTATGCattcagaataataaaaaaaaaaaagcaattagcTACCTAGAACACTCTAGATATGGTTTTTGTCATCCAGTCAACTACAGTATATAATCTTGGGCGGCGCGGATTAGTGAAGCTTTCACTGGTTTTCCGCACATGCCTTAAGCGGGGTCCCCCCCTTCTCATCATTCCTTCATGCgcagttttctttctctcccaaATTAACACAGCTGTTAATTAAGTGCGATGTAATTACTGGTGGCAGTGGTGGTGTGGACTAGTAAGAAATTACTAGGATTCCGTATGTGCCTGAAGCGGTACCTCATCCATTTTTATGTTAATTCCTTCCCGCGCTGTTTTATCTCCAGTCAGCAAACGCAGCTGAGGAGAATCACTA from Ictalurus furcatus strain D&B chromosome 5, Billie_1.0, whole genome shotgun sequence includes these protein-coding regions:
- the igsf9b gene encoding uncharacterized protein igsf9b, encoding MGQKKIWLLCVTFASFLYLTNPSLSAETVVKGRVGGTVELGCTLTSSSDGVMTPNLFPLHVVEWVRLGYNVPILIKFGDYTPRVHPNYKGRVSLIRGASLVVDGLTLEDEGWFECRILLLDRTADEFRNGTWTFLSITAPPVFIKIPPSFVEVLLGESLTLSCGAHGNPKPKVIWRKEDNTLVEEDKIKVINGTLSLVKVTRETAGMYKCHISNSEGNLTHITQLQVKGSPVIVISPEDTTMNMSQDAVLQCHADAYPSNLTYEWQKEGENVHYVESLKSRVKILVDGSLLIPELIPEDSGNYTCIPSNGLLTPPSASATLKVKYPAQVVRMPRETYLPAGMGGTIVCPVQAEPPMLFVNWTKDGASLDVRQYPGWMINSEGSLFIDTANDDAVGMYTCTAYNSYGTMGHSEPTKVILKDPPLFQVSPRAEYLQEVGRELIIPCQAHGDPAPNITWTKAGSTLFSQFTVLSNGSLVLRPVSKNHQGAWECHATNSVATVSKGTVVLVLGTSPHAVTGVSVDPGTNSANVSWQPGFDGGYTQRFSIWVKPTNREKHEWTSLPVSTSESRLLVTGLQPATSYQFSILPQNKLGSGPFSGIVTIMTLGPPTYPPTVVTDVAALLAPTSLSVNYTAVGVLLQWLPPCAQSPLIKAFVLQASQEMGEWVTLDREINVNSTEILVQGLTRDSYYELRLLSRGARIVSDPSESVSITTKGMEVYPAPPSLLTFVTQPLMAGVIAGVCFLFLAIILSVVTARVMNQRRKQRRRKRRDVISTAFQKTRSAQASLPDDSPKSILKMKLCPPLNFFPNSSSSDRSDRSSFDKGSHSEYQDQKKQLLPSSSPPPCYTLFESHLGGSPSTLSAIESISRGPDGRFIAQPCLEDSKAMQIKTKKEFSQSPVQDNAERSKSSSFRDSPRSCSVRSEKRLIQDPPSTGQGSHSKCLTLMKEQEVLRSFTTSLRAQKCEKEQRQSKSASPIRRWAGVELDEPISKPQDIPLRQKAQRPSSLAQRVSEYRRGCYFGNTSSPMESPLTSTSPYIQWDISPVTSPTSQVPALSPPEGNTLQCMFPDTSHRGLEGVEDSAAGDFSQSSVTQYTSLSILSNQRHSPSCCESDISKAQAKCPERPIDTELSSTRIITEDHWMRTQHSAAERGKEASPEGHFPKFSTNLSQNFIGCFTITHDNQKSDSEIKTEDKPSSSSLQPEEEKEGVRARSRKSDKCVFSVSPNHIFPLPLLENEVESDQSNFSIRLSESLKGKIVPQPDRMPALQPSTILEYLSLPGFVEMSVDEPIEECQLAESTWLSTKQADGTLLRGEPDVVPKNWENQGHYHLESNDDHQSRFLVDHKIPIPVECSIPENVTSSIPCQQLAQGHTSINPRSSDTKFISTQYLAYKGNSPYPLISDKSLGSDKPRHLSPAQPLVSTKVVYNIPYQGESMEESLSEHTQWCQSQNKRTNQVSTRISQAPVPFMKKSVSTGQYRTLSGMGQPRPFLRKSVSLGSQKWDHHQSSRTYVSNKSYKDELPHLSVKDKSYNLGCTPANSYLRSGPSWQGTRHAKSYRSYGPERPCNSERPYMTPSSLINAHGPSVLDPPKPVEPYRRESDQHQQATVFQEWPLSYQETLRLVQHRYVPHGPPRPLSAPRLVARWGHPHPMDSRKSFQRPFLPRGYSWPSPHHAVFPSREIQRELHGVVGKGEGRDSTGECGRASYASQSSGRGSVGPFGHLRQSLSITPTLLSSPEITEESERHKRESDLRERRSKR